The Sorghum bicolor cultivar BTx623 chromosome 6, Sorghum_bicolor_NCBIv3, whole genome shotgun sequence genome contains the following window.
CAATCCAAGCACACACCCATCGGATTCACCGccgaggcaggcaggcaggcagaggAGAACACACCCACGGCCATTTCCGCCCCCGCAGCTCGGACATAGCCAAGGCCCAAGGCACAGCCGGCTGCTAGCACCTAGGAGGAGAAGAGAACTCGAGGAGGATCGGTTTCGCCATGGCCGCCAAGGTAAACCAATCGCCTCAGAATTCTCGCTCGATTTTGGTGTTTTCATCCATATCCATGTCCGTGTGTGTTTGGCCCGGGGGTTCTAACGGGGTTCATCGCCGCTCGTCATGGTGCAGAAGGTGGTGCTGAAGCTGGACCTGCACGACAACAAGGACAAGCAGAAGGTGCTCAAGGCGGTCTCCACTCTCCACGGTACTTACCTTCACTCCTCTCCTCTGCTCTGCTTCCCTCTGCCCTCTCGGCGTCACGGAGGCCGCCGCCGGCACCATCCGTGTCCTAGCAGAGCCGCGACCTGGAGGATGGAGCGGGGGGCAGGCTTTCGCTTTCAATTCGTAATAATGAGTGATTCCATGTCCGAATTCTGATCTCTGACGACGACGGCAACCATACGCGCGTAGGTATCGACTCCATCTCCGTGGACATGAAGGACTCGAAGCTGACGGTGGTCGGGCTGGTGGATCCCGTCGACGTCGTGGCCAAGCTGCGCAAGGTCGGCGCCGCCGCCATCGTCTCGGTCGGCCCGgccaaggaggagaagaaggacggCGACAAGAAAGACGGCGACAAGAAGGATGGCGACAAGAAGGACGGCGACAAGAAGACGCCGCCGCCGGTCATACTGTACCCGCACCACCAGTGGTACCCGTACGCCGCCGCGCAGTACCACCCCCACCCGTACCCGCCGCAGTACGTCGTCCACAGCGCCGAGGAGGACCCCAACTCCTGCGTCATCTGCTGATGATGCCGCTTCGGCTTAGGCGCAGCCGCGCGCGCAGGCTCCGTCTTCTTTTTGTAAATCTCTGTGTAGTTGGCCTACCTCAGGCCAGGCACCATGGACCGCCACTTCGTCGGTGATCGCCGGGACCGGGACAGGTTCTGGTGGTTGGCTGCTCTGCTCGTCTCTATCATGGCGAGGGGTTGGTCGCTGGCCCGTCCGCAGGTCGTTATACTACGATGGCTGGAGGAATTATACAGGCGATCCAGGTTTCCAAGAGTGGTTGTTTGGGGGTTTCAGCAGGCTGATCGATCAGCTTGATTGTGTACTGTGCATAGAATATATGTGATTTTTGTCCTTGCTATTTGGGTGTTTGAGGGATGAAAAAGCTATATGCATAGAGATACTCCGTATCTTTAAAGATTAACCTTGTAATGTAAAATATAAGTCTGACGTATGGTACGTGTCGAGTTTATTAAAGGGACGCAAATGTACTGACGATGATGCCGATTGCCTCGAACTATCTGGAAGTAGGATCGATGCACTGGACAAGGGGTGATATTGTAATCATAAAATGGTTGGCATCTGAACCATATAAATATATGCGGAATTTGACGGTAAAGttcatgtttttatttttgaaagaaatgtAAAGCACTTATAATGAAGCACTTATGAATTAAAATTGGAATAGACATGAAATTAGGCCTATTCTTAGGAGAGAGTTATGAAATTGAAATTGGAATACACATGAAATTAGGCCTCGAACGATCTGAATTAAAATTAGAATACACATCTTAGGCCTATTCTTAGGGGAGAGTTATGAAATTGAAATATGAATGAAGCACTTATAATGCACAGTTTCATCctattttttaaataaatatttaattatatGACTCATCTAGAATTAAAATTAGAGTCCGAGTCAATAGAGTTTCAATTCTTCCCTGTCTTCTTAAACATGTCGTCGTGTCATAAAAATATTTACACGATAGACTATTAAATGCGGATAAAATCCTTACTGACACTGACTTTATAATAATTACTCATGATTTGTGATGACAACTATAGACCAATGCACGAGCTATGGACACACAGAACTAAACACATGTGCATACGTGGCGTATGTAAGGGTACGAAAGACATGGTGAGGAAGTAGCTTCTGTTaagcaaaagaaaaaatgtTGGTTTTTGGTAGTTATGCGGTGGGCAATCGCCGATCAGGCGCAACAAATACAAGGTACTGACAAACAACCTCAAGCCACAATTCCAATCGATTTGCGTCGCTGCTGCTGCGTCCGACTCCTAGTGGACCATGGAAATGGTGTCCGTTTCGACTGGAACCCAAGCACCGGTCCCAGTGGCCAGTGACCCACTGGCAGTTCGGTAGCACAGCAGCTCACCGGCCACCAGACTGCCAGGCGCCCTCGGCCACGTCGACTGGCGCGCGAGCCACACGCCAACGCACGTGACGGGACGCGACGATGATCCTGACTCGGTTCGCCTCCCCTTCCCTCTGCCGTCCTCGCTCCCGGCCGTTCGTGCTCGTGCCCAAAGCATCTGCTGGTGGcttctcctcctccccctcgTCTCGGCCGGTCGTGTCCGTGTCTCCGTCCGCGCATATGTAGCGCGCCCGCCACCGACCCCCACTGTCCGCGGGGCGATCACCGACCGACCCCATCCACCTTCTTCCCTCGCTCGCATGGCGATGCTGCTCCGCAAGGTGTGGGGCTCCGTGCTCGCGCGCGCCGCGGCGCCGGGGGCCGACCCGCCGCCGGGGTCACCGAGGGCCCGCCGCGCGCAGGCGCAGCGCGTGGAGCAGTACCAGTACCACGGCTCGCTGTCGCTGGGCGCGCTCGACGCCGTCCCCACCGACGTGCTCGCCCAGATCCTGCGCCTGCTGGGCCCGCTCGACGCCGCGCGCTCCAGCGCCGTCTGCCGCGCCTGGCGCGTCCTCGCCTCCGACAACGGCCTCTGGGCCTTCTTCCTCCGCCTCGGCCCCGAGCCCTGGGACCTCGTCGTCTTCGCCGAGACGCACCTCGCCGCCGGCCCCGCCTCGCACCCGTGGTGCGTGCCGTTCTCGCAGCTCGCTCTACCTTCTCGTCGCAGTGCTTAATTCTGCCCCGGCCGCGCTCGGTGTTGTGCCTGATATCGCTGGCCATTTTGTAGGCTCTACTACGATAGCTCGCCGCAGCTCTCGTTTAAGCAGATTTACGGCCTCCGAGCGGTGGTCCCGGGTACTCTCATAGTGGATGGTAAGAGATAAGCATAACCCTGATATTTCCAATTTTACTTTCGATTAGATGCCCAGCGCTTGCTCAGTCAAAATAAATATTCGGGAAACTATTGAATGAAGTAAACCTTTGATGTTTGGATTGTTGCCTAATTGACTAACTTAATATTTCTGCATAACAAAATGGATGGTAGTTTTGTTTGTACAGCTTCAGTTACTAGGAAAACTTACTGTACTAGAATGCTCTACATTTTATATCTGTAAATTGTGATCAAATTCAGCTCTTTACATGCGCAATGGAATGTActgtttcttcttttaattcttCTTTGTCTGCTGCTGTAACCTCAGTTCTTGGTGTGTCCTCTCTGTTTCTTTTATTGAAGGTGGATCTGGGTATTGCAAGTATGGCTGGAGCAAGTACGCTGCTCCTTCTGGGCGTTGCGCTACATTCTTGGTAAGCTGTGGTGATCGGTGGCAAGGTTCACATCTTAAAGGCACATGATGCCCATGAATATTGTGATGACCAATGATAACTTACTATCTCAAGATTGGTGTTGACTGAATCATCAGAGCACAAAGAGACGTTGCTAATTTCTATGCCTGTTGTGATTATCGTGCAGGAATTCGGTAACATTGAAGCACCTATGTATGCAAGGCTTCGTCACTTCTTCTCTACTATCTATACGAGGTTTGAAACTACATCTTGCTTCCACGGTTTCACGTTTTTCCTTGATTATTACAGCAAATTTGTCCAGTATGTCATTTTCGTGTGTGAAAAGGGAATTTTATCAACGATACTGGTGGGCATTGCCGCATTGGGTGAATCCATATCAAGCACCTTTTGCTGTGTCTATGAAAACTTAGGCTGATTAAGCTGTGTATTGTCTAAACGATTCACCATCTCTAGTTTTTCACGTCAGCATGAATGTCCGTTGCTATTCTACAATGTGTGCGCATTTATATTTTAGCTTGCATACTTGCTGTTGATTTCACATGCTAGGAGATAGTTCTTTCATATGCTTTATATTTTCAATTATCTACGATAGCAAAATTCTATGGGTGACACTTTGTTGTTCCATCATCCTTTGCCCTATTGGGATATACAGATATGTGTTCAACAAAAAATTCTCGTATATTCGAGGATTGCTTTTTATTGTAGTCTCTTACCCAAAAGAAGCTGACAAatgaaagatgaaaagtttactttagtttatttttttcgcCTCTGTATTGGTTTGAAGTCATCTGGAGCTTGAGCCTTGAggtttattaaggatttatttTTACCTGATGGACCATCTGTTGTGATGTTTAGTGTAAATTGTTTGCTCTTTTTCATTGTATTATACATCCTATTCTTGACTTTTACAGGATGCAAATAAAGCATTCGACTCAACCGGTTATTGTTGTCCTTCCACTATGTCACTCTGATGGTTTGAGTTATTGCATTCTTACTTGACCCAACTTCCTAGTTTACCGCCCTGTATTTTGACCATATTACTTGACTAAACTTTCTATTTGTCACAGATACCGAGTCTGCTAGGGCCTCAAGAAAGCAATACAAGGAGACGTTGTACTCTGTCTTGTTTGACATGAATGTTCCTGCTGTTTGTGCTGTCGATCAAGTATGCATACATTATTTGATTACTAGTTAAACCAACATGATTCCTTTTTACCACCTCATGTTTTCTATTTAATCAGTCATTGCCCCTTCCTGAAACACTTTTGTCCTGATGATTTCGCTTTTGTGAGTTAATTCGTGTAATACTACACGACATCAGAACCATGAGTTTTAGTCAAAGCTTGAGCTATCCAACTGAGAGTTTCATGTTTAAATAGTGTATCAAATCTTAACGTAGACACGCCATCTTTCTTCGTGGTCCAAGTGTCAAATATTGTTTGATGTTCAACTCTTCGCACTTTGTATGTCCTTCATGAACGCAAGATATTTACAAACTATCTTTGAGTACACTTTCATGAACAATGAGCTCACTGGCATTTGGTTTCCAGGCAGTTCTATCTTTGTATGCTTCTAAACGGATCTCTGGTATTGTTGTGCACATTGGATTCAATACAACTTCTGTTGTTCCCAGTAAGTAATTGTCCATATTGATATTATTAAGGTTTTTCAAGTATTTACTGTGTGTTCCTGTGAGTTTGTGGAACATTAGCCGTGCTGTTTGGTGTCTACATCTTTCAGCTGCACATATCAATGCCATTTACATTTCACCATTCTGATAATATATTAATATGTTTTCAACAGTCTTTCAAGGTAGGGTAATGTATGAGATAGGTGTTGAAACTGTGGGGCAAGGTGCCCTTAAACTCACTGGATTTCTCAAGGAGTTAATGCAGCGGAGAAATATATCCTGTGAGTCGCTGTACACAGTTCGAACCATCAAGGAGGTAAAATTTGTTTATGCTGCAATGCTAAAGTTGTTTGGAGTACAGACATTTCTTTTAAGAATCTCACTAATAGCTACATTGTATTTGGATTTTAGAATGAAGCTTATCTCTGGCTTCTGACTCtgcctctctttctctctcatgTGAAGAAACTTTGCTACGTGGCTGCTGATTATGAAGCTGAATTACGGAAAGATACACAAGCATCCTACGCGGTTGATGGTGAAGGGTGGTTCACTCTGTCAGAAGAGAGATTCAAGACTCCAGAAATTCTATTTCAGCCCCATATGGGAGGAATGTATGGAATATTCAGATACTGTTTGATTTGTGctttcatatttttttaaaattcataACAGTTTAGCTATGGTTGCTCAATATTGATCTTCCACTTGCAGGCGTGCTATGGGCTTGCATAAAGCAGTAGCTCTATGTATGGATCACTGCTATACTTCAGGAACAGTTGGTGATGACAGCTGGTACAAGACGATCGTTTTAGCTGGTGGATCGTCATGCTTGCCTGGTTTACCAGGTATTTTTCCTGTGCATATTAGGGCAGATATACTCTTCAGATATTACTTAGTATCAAAAAGAAAGTGGAATAATAATGGCTGATGCTAATTATTCTAGATCTTATTTGTTTCGGTGACTCTGACGAATGTCATGTGAATATGTGATACAACAGAGAGGCTGGAGAAAGAGCTTCACCAACTTCTTCCACCCTATATGTCAGAAGGAATAAGAGTACTCCCCCCTTCATTTGGCACTGATTCTGCCTGGTTTGGTGCAAAGATGATTAGCAATGTAAAGACATGGAACCTTGATCTTTTCTGTGTTAAATTCAATTTCAACATTCATGTTAATTTCACTCACTAATGGCTGCTTTAACTTTAGGTGAGTACTTTCACTGAGGCATGGTGTGTAAAGAAGAAACAATTCCGCCAGAAGACACGGCGAAATGGTCCATTGTTTATGAATTCCTGGTAATAAAAATCTGGCACAAGTCAAGAGTAAAAGAAACATAAAACATGGAGTTCGTCCACGCGTCGTTGTATGGTACACGACATCCGGTCCATGCTCCATGGAGCCTCCACCAGTATATAAAAGAATGAGCATTCATGCCCACATCATGTATATATGGATTATGAGCAAATGCATCATTCGGTATTGTtgttataagatgttttggtaAGTTCATTGTGGTTATAGGATGTCAGTAAAAGCACAGGAATTGTCTTCAGCAGAACGATTTGAGTCTCTGACCTCTCTGTTTATAGTTCTCATGAAGTTTGGTACAGTTCTAGATGTTGTAAAACATTTTGCAAATGAGAtggtattttttatttttatttctgaTGCATCTGTGATGCGTGTTGTTCATCGATTTGGTAATGGTTGGAGTTTGCAGTCAGTTCTAGGTGGGGGTTGGGGAAGGCTGAAAACACCCTCCGTTTTGAAATACAAAGAATTCAAATTTCTTCTAAATCAAACTATTCTTTGATCAAGCTTATAGAAAAGGAGAAGAAAATTTATGACCTCATTGTAAAGTATATGTATAATTTCATAATATTGTACCTCTTTGTGGTAGATATTGATAATCTCTATAAACTTGATATTAAGGCAGTTCCAATACGGGAACTATGAGGCTACATATTTTCAATAGCTGTTTCCTTCAAAATGAAATTTTATTCAATCACTGTTTTCTTCTCATCCATCTATTACATCTATTCATACTCGCCGAGGATATTGCTGAATTCGTACTCCATCGAATCAGTTAACTATAATAAGCCTGTAACCCCCTCAAACCTGTTCGGCTGTTCCACCCGAGGAGGGTAAAGGTAACTGCAACTTTTCTTCTCCTATATGCTCAACTTCTTACACAGTGATGACAATTGCAACTTTGAATTCTTCTGCTATATGCTAAGCTAAAAGCAACTTCTCACAGTGTTGACTTTAGAGCACATCCAACAATTTTTCTATACATAAGTTTTTCTATATGTTGAGCCATTCTCGCTGTCCACATCTTTAGCTGGTGATTAATACTCCATGCTTATTCCTATAACTAAGAAATAGAGAAAATTGCTCTTAGAACCCTGCTATGTGCTAAGCTTGAGGATTAATCACTACTTCGCTCGCTTAGGAATCAAATCAAACTCTATTGCCAAGGAGATAAAAAGGAATAAGATAGTTATTATAATCATAAGCATCTCGTCAACTTGGGGCTAAATTTGGAGCAAGTGTGCGTTGTGACTTGCCCACTAAATTACCCGTCCCCTGCGCTCACTACGTCAACTGGTTCTTTCATCCGGAATGAAGCAGCAGAGAGATTAAAGAAACAGCAACAGACACCACGAACCATACAGAAATATGATGATTAACGAAGCAACATCAGATAACGGAATGGTCAGGTAGAACAGACTACCAGACACAACGGACTTCACAAGGTAATACATATGAGTTCAACAGGACACAATAGCCCTCAAAAGTCCATTCATACTTGCTGGGACAGAGTGACTTGACTGGTTATTTAGGTGATAACGATTTTTGGGGTCGGCACATTCACCAGTTTGGCCAGCTTGTAGCCACACTTCTAGCCCATGGCATACTTCTGCGTCCAGGAGCGTGCAGTGGACTCATACTTGGCCCTGTCAGTCTTGTACATGTGAGCAATCTCAGGGACAAGAGGATCATCAGGGTTCGGGTCCGTGAGCAGCGAACAGATTGACAGGAGAACCTGTTAAGACAGAACATAACAGAACAGATAAGTAACAGAACAGAACTATCTTGAATATACTATTCTCAAGGAACATCTATCTTGAATATACTATTCTCAAGGAACATAGAAACATCCCATTAGCTAGCTACAATGCCTCATGAAGTATAGAAAATTGGGCACAAAAATGTCAAGGGCTTGTTTGGTGCAATCCAATCCACCCCTGCACCCCAATCCACTTCAGCCTCGCATCTCAATTCATATTTGTTGGGGTGTAGCCAAAAAAAGGCCTCAATTCCTCCCAACCATGTGGATTGGGGTGGATAGGTGTGcagccaaacaagccctaagacTCACAATATACACAATGTAGACAATTTACCTTCGATATGGTTAAAGCAGGGCTCCACTGTTCCTTAAGGATGTCAAGGCAAATGCTGCCGTTGCTGTTAATGTTCGGGTGGAAAACCTTGGTGCGAAAAGACACCTGCAAATAAGCATATCATCTGAACATCAGATCACTGTAATGATTTAAGAGTTGCCATATGAAATGTTGATTAAGGATGCACAATTGTAGCTCTCAGAATCATAATATGTAGGTAGAGCTGGCATTAGAAATCAGAATTTAGAGAAATTACCTTTGGTGGCTTGAAAGGATAATCCGGTGGGAAGTGAATGTTCACCAAGAATACCCCACCTGCAAATGGGCTGTCCGAGGGCCCCATGATGGTAGCTTGCCAATGGAACATGTCCTCACCAACAGGACCTGACAATAAGAACAGTGAGTGCAGTTCTACGTGCAGACAGGTGACTACAAATGTTCGAGTAAAACAAATTGTCACTAAATGGTGGTGATGAGGGATGACTGGACTGGTCTGATGATCCCAAACGAACAGGTTTGGCACCCAAAAAAGAGAATATGATTGAAACAGATGGAGCAAACATCTCAATAATAAAAGCCAACACATATGCAATAGCCATATTAgaccaaacaaagaacatcagtatGCCTAAAACAAATGCAGAGTATGTCACAACTTTGATAGACATGCTTGCTGACAATAAGACcccttgtgtttatgttaaCTGCCGATTTATTCTACTATACATTAGCTCAATGGTAAGatcccttgtgtttatgttaaCTGACGATTGATTATACTATACATTAACTCAGTGGTGTGGTTTACTGTACTCATACTATCATGTAACAACTGATGAACTGGCAATAGCTCAACATGCTTTTCCAGTCTAACTGACTACTTCATATCTCAGTTATAAATATAAGAAAGGAAACACTGATATCATAAACTTTAAGAGCTTAAGGAACATGCAAGCACAGCCAAGTAGTGCAGAATCAACCACaaggaatttttttagaaaaaaaaagcatAATAAAATAACCAAACCAGGGTTCACAAAATAATTACGCAAAACATGACATCACAAGCGACCAATAAAGTAACTAGAGCTCTAACTGCATCAATCACGAGCCGAGGTAACAAACACCAATCTAACACATACGGACGACGCGTACATCGCAAACGCAACACAATTCCGCAAGATCTGGACACAAACCACAGAGCTAGAGAGCTAATCACCTGCActgcaggaggtgggcgggtccTTCTGCAGGTCCTTCAACTCCTTCAGGATCCTCTTCGACGCCATCGATCAAACCCTAAACAAATTCCCCAAAATCCACAGATCAAATCGAACCTAGGGTATGGCTCCACAGATCGAACAAATCGAATCAAGCGAGGGGGGTCCGCGTACCGATCGGTGCCGGGGGGGATCAGGCGGGGGTGGCGCGGGATCGGTGCAGCGGCCGCCTCCCTCTCTTCTCCGAGgcgcgcggcggcgacggcgtgtCGCGGGGGCTCGGGCCACAAACGGGAGGAAGCGAGGAGTCGGGGGATTTGGCTCGGGTGCGTCCGTGGGGTCGTTTTATAGGGCGACGGGCGAGCGTGGGCCGTCCGATAGCGGATCCGCGGGCGCCGACGACTCGCGTGATGCTTACGCGGGACGCGCACAGGTGGGGTTCGCCTTTCGGTGCTTTCCGGGTTTCTTTTTTTGCGGAAGAAAAGGGGTGAAAATCATTGCCCTGTTAAACTCATCGGTCACGGTTTGATGAGATGTGTTGGAATGGCACGCTAGTGCACACATGGATCTCCTGGAAGACTTTGGCCTCGTCTGCTGCCGCTCCACGGAGATACGCCTAGCCTCCTGCTTTCGTGTAACCTAGGACTCCATCCGTTCCGCAAATTATTGTAAAATGTTTtgatttttagatatatttttattatatatatatatatatctggatatatctagacataatatatataatataaaataaatatatattaaaaactaTGAATCTAAAAAGGGCAAAATGTCTTAATATTTACTCGCTTCATTCCGAATTATAtgacattttcatttttctatatatatattatttttactatgtatctagatgtATATTAAGTATAAAAAAACTAAATATATAAAACTAGCATACATCAATCAAAATACATTGGAAAACTAAAATAGGTTATGAAATTGAGCTTTAGGTACCTTTGCCTTCAATACAATATTATTGTAGTTTTAGAGACAAACTCAAAAGATGTCCTTTCAAACTAAGCCCTTTGTGTTTTTTTTCCTCATGAAATAGACATGATCCTCATGTAGACGATTACAAGTAGGATTATCATGCCACTAAAAGAATAATTAGTCATAAATGTAAATGTAGCACCAATCCAAAAACTTAAGCTCGACTGAGTTCCATCTGAAAGGTTTGTAGTTACAAGTTTTAAAATGGCATTTATAATTCGCAAAGAAAGCGTAAGGATGATAAGATCATGAcctaattccaaaataaatttgAAACACAATCTTGAAAAAGGAGAATCGAACATTGGCATAGGTGGTTAACCGTAATGGTTCCACCCTGCTCACTACTAACCAAGGACCAAAAGCTCTATGTTTAGTGTTACATGTGTCTGGATATTTTTTGAGTGATACAAGACATGCTCGTCGATAGCTGATGGTGAGATGACTCCAACAATATTAACACATGTAGATCCAAATATATCTAGGCACCCATAAGTGTATGTCAAATGCATGAATATGCAATCGATATGTTCTGGACTATATTTCAGAGAaactaggtgaattccccgGCGTTGTTGCGGGATTTCTTAAAcataaatcattatatacatagcattattatatggTATTCattatattatgtatatatatatatataatataatgaaTACCATATATATTGCCATGGACATTTTTGTATCCTTAAAATCATGTATATTTCGATAAAATAAACAAAACATGGGATTGTTTTTCTATACCTTTCACTCTAAAATATAGGCGTTTTAGCATTTTTATCGTGTACTTTTCATATTTTAataaatttgtagaaaatatgccTAAGAAGAGTAAATGGTCAACAAAGATATATTAGGTTGATGTATAATTGTTGGtgtgttttttctataaatatatatatatatatatatttaaataaagTTACATATAAAACAAGATACATTTTGGAACACAATTTGAGTACTCAAATGGTTACTCTCGTTTTCTTAATCTTCAACACAAGTTTCCCAAAACGAGCGACAACCTTAAAGGGCCGaactgtaaggccttgtttagttagcaaaattttgggtttttgactactgtagcactttcgtttttatttgacaaacattgtccaatcatcgtttttatttgacaaacattgtccaatcatagagtaactaggctcaaaagattcatctcacaaattacaggtaaaatgtgcaattagtttttattttcgtctatatttaaagctccatgcatgcgaccaaagattcgatgtgacggagaatcttgaaaatttttgcgaactaaacaaggcgtaaaAGTGGCAAAGAAAACTGCCGCAGTGCCGCTGCCCAGTGCTGCCGTCACGCTACTGGCCGGTAGGgatgtcggccatggcggcgggccgccgcctcctccatcTGCCGGGGCTCGAGCTGTGCCTGCGGTCCCGTGCGCTTaccctcctctcctcctcgcGGTACATCTCTATCCTGACCCCACGCCGCCGGCCCAACTCCTACTGACTTCTCTGCCCCCAAATTCACAAACTCTCTCTTCTTTTGCAGGGCAGATGGGATGGCTCGTTACTGGCGCGAGCCTCCGCGCCGGAAGCTTGTGACCTGTCGGCAAGGTGCTTTCGAAGAGGGAAATGCAGGTGAGGCGTTGATGATGCTACAGAAGTGGTTTTCAATTCGGTGCGTTCTAGACCATTTTGGTTTAATTTAGCTGATTTGGTTCTTGCCGCTTGCCGGGCAGTGAGGGATAAGGCTGTGCCGATTTCAGATGAACTGCTCGGCCATTGCAAGGATGCCAATGGCAGGGCTCTAGACCTAGAGCCCATTGGAAAGAGCTCTGCCAATGAGTCTGTGCAATTGTCTTTCGAAGAGGAGGAGAGTGACGACGTGGTGTGCGAAATTAGCGAAAGCTTGGTGCGAGATGTGGAGAAGGCTGCAATTGAATTGCTTGCTGCCAGGTGAGAACCGATAAATGATTCCCACTTATAGATGTGTATGGTATTTCCCTGAAACTCTGTCGGTAGCAGCATGTTTGTACtgaatgtttttttttgttgctaCTAGTtgagtgcccgtgcgttgctacgggtatAAACAATATctcatgaaaaaaaaatcacaagAACAAACAAACTATCATTTCAGTCTTCACAGTATAATTACAGATAATTACAGATAAGTAATCATAGCAATTTTATGTATAAATAGCAGCAATTTATATGGCGACATTGGTCGCCAGTAGCAGGACCCTagatgcataggcacaacaactGCGAGGGAGTTGTGCGCCTGTAGACGGCTGCTCAGATTTAATTCGTCGTGTTCTTGTTGCtgtgttttttttaataaattcctGTGTTTCTACACTGACCGCAACTACGCACACAACACACTTTGGTCCCGCCAGTATGGACTGcagagggatgaaaacggtacggatattttccgatcgtattcgagaccgaatttgtttagagaggttcagatctgtccgtatccgagtccgaatgtttaacatccgataccgtatccgtatccgaatacttaaatcgtatatttatgatgtcgacatccaatcatatcttatccgacatgattgatattatccgtattcgaatccgaatccgaccaaaaatataaaaacaaatatgatatcggtgatatccgtccgatccgttttcatccctaactGCGGGTCACGGGCTACAGGCTGCATCCAGTTCATGGTTCCCTGCAAGGGCGACAGCCAGCTGAAGCAAGGTTGGTGATGCTTTTGTGGCCGATCAATCTCTCTGTAAAAGACTAATATTGCAAGTGACAATAATTTTCCCAATTTATCATGGTTGCTAGTCCTACTATATACTAATCTAATGCCTTGCAACTCTGAAGTAGACACCTAGTATACCGGTCTGTTTGGTATCAgcctagtttt
Protein-coding sequences here:
- the LOC8070290 gene encoding ubiquitin-conjugating enzyme E2 28, which translates into the protein MASKRILKELKDLQKDPPTSCSAGPVGEDMFHWQATIMGPSDSPFAGGVFLVNIHFPPDYPFKPPKVSFRTKVFHPNINSNGSICLDILKEQWSPALTISKVLLSICSLLTDPNPDDPLVPEIAHMYKTDRAKYESTARSWTQKYAMG
- the LOC8082572 gene encoding uncharacterized protein LOC8082572 isoform X3; the protein is MSAMAAGRRLLHLPGLELCLRSRALTLLSSSRADGMARYWREPPRRKLVTCRQGAFEEGNAVRDKAVPISDELLGHCKDANGRALDLEPIGKSSANESVQLSFEEEESDDVVCEISESLVRDVEKAAIELLAARGLLNDGFYAESFSRSRWLSSTWGPRRIKQALRQKGVPEAEVDQATRRVFQDGHGHGKEATFGISEASMDHLFAQASKQWQRGQSLTLENRRARIVRWLQYRGFNWAVTNSIIRRLEAQHPP